The sequence AAGTTCAACAGCTCTGAAATCGCATCTATGCACCCTGCTGAAAAGTTCAACAGCTCTGAAATCGCATCTATGCACCCTGCTGAAAAGTTCAACAGCTCTGAAATCGCATCCATGTCACCTGCTGAAAAGTTCAACAGCTCTGAAATCGCATCCATGTCACCTGCTGAAAAGTTCAACAGCTCTGAAATCGCATCCATGTCACCTGCTGAAAAGTTCAACAGCTCTGAAATCGCATCCATGCACCCTGCTGAAAAATTCAACAGCTCTGAAATCGCATCCATGTCACCTGCTGAAAAGTTCAACAGCTCAATGATTGCGACAATGCAAAAAGCAAATTCAACTGTTCCTCTCCCAGCAGGGATTTCTATCTAATTTTTCTCCTTATCTCTTCGAGTTTTATTTTTTTACTTAAACATCGATGACATGATATGCAGACTCATCATGTCCTGTTTGTAATTCTCATTATGCTTTTGTTGTTATGCGGATGCATAACTGATAAAAATGGAATAGAACCTGAAACGAATAATTCAGAAGAACCAACAACCATTCTGACGAGTCTGAATAATTTACTAACTTTAGATCCAAAAAATCCAGACCTTTGGTATGCAAAAGCCAAAGAACTTTATGAAAATGGGGATGTTGACGGAGCACTAGACGCAATAACAAAAGCTGCAGAGTATAATCCTCGTAATGGTACAATCCTCCTCACTAAATCGCAAATACTCATCACAGCAGGAGAAAGAGAACGAGCAGGTCGAGAACTTCTGAAAGTTCTTGATCTCCTCCCAGGAAATGAAACCGCTCTGAACCTCTTATCATCCTTACGAGTAAATACAACCAAACCCCTGACCTATATCCAGGTTGAACATGATCTCCTTATTGAACCGAATAATACATGGTCGGCTTTTAATAAGGGGCGCCTTCTGTTTGAAGAGGGAAGACACAGTGAGGCACTTCCTTGGTTTATCAAAGCAACCACATATGATCCGGACAATGCTCCTGCCTGGTACTTCACCGGAACAACATATACCGAACTGGGAAGATATGCACCGGCAATTGAAGCACTACAAAAAGCACTGGAACTTGATCCCTCCAACGCCGGCACCTATTATGAAATGGGCAGGGCATCTGAAAAACTGGGAAACCTTACCGCTGCCAGAATGCACTATGAAACTGCCATAAAATTAAATCCAGATAATGAATGGACGCGATTTGTATATGGAAAAAACCTGGCTATTTCTGGGGACTATGAATCTGCTATTAATGAACTGAAAACCAGTCTTGAGATATCATCATGCAAGGCCCCTGCCTGGTATGAACTTGCCAATGCGTATTATAACAC comes from Methanospirillum hungatei and encodes:
- a CDS encoding DUF1601 domain-containing protein, with translation MAALRSGILVIITGLLIASFLSFAYADDVIYPGGMVIPKFNSSMIASMHPAEKFNSSEIASMHPAEKFNSSEIASMHPAEKFNSSEIASMHPAEKFNSSEIASMSPAEKFNSSEIASMSPAEKFNSSEIASMSPAEKFNSSEIASMHPAEKFNSSEIASMSPAEKFNSSMIATMQKANSTVPLPAGISI
- a CDS encoding tetratricopeptide repeat protein, yielding MQTHHVLFVILIMLLLLCGCITDKNGIEPETNNSEEPTTILTSLNNLLTLDPKNPDLWYAKAKELYENGDVDGALDAITKAAEYNPRNGTILLTKSQILITAGERERAGRELLKVLDLLPGNETALNLLSSLRVNTTKPLTYIQVEHDLLIEPNNTWSAFNKGRLLFEEGRHSEALPWFIKATTYDPDNAPAWYFTGTTYTELGRYAPAIEALQKALELDPSNAGTYYEMGRASEKLGNLTAARMHYETAIKLNPDNEWTRFVYGKNLAISGDYESAINELKTSLEISSCKAPAWYELANAYYNTMQYDLALEAINSALTIDPYTKEYRTLYLSIRAAQDPASWSLANVSKKTADAPKNASLWFYQGAIAYHDGRYADALNYLNSAVKFDPMNPEAWYYRGMAQYEFGKYQDALCSFDKTILLDPGNAWAYYYRGDILQKGGQCEYAIAYLNKGIQLDPSIPWTYYTKGNCYLNQSRYQLAADEFDKSIDLFPCNRWAWFFGGQSYYELGKFPIAHEYFTKALSFDPENEEFRRWKARAAAESLLPDEAIYLYNQTLPFSTDACGII